A stretch of the Leptospira kirschneri serovar Cynopteri str. 3522 CT genome encodes the following:
- a CDS encoding FFLEELY motif protein, whose translation MDQQVLELTRKAVVRATIERLRTTYSDLLVIKGYDGIPDFFEFNLYSPSNKEERDNALESLYEKLKTVAGKSMTENIHQIILLNRLTDSLDYDTAKIVIENNLIEDGKISRNNLYAAMGEANRFDERKTQIQMVGNTLKFFFSLSKLPMIKLVMAPIKVAASMVGANSLVETMEAGYELSSKIKDLNPFIDAFLDREIRLIAKLETGHPVGELAN comes from the coding sequence ATGGATCAACAGGTGTTAGAGCTAACGCGTAAAGCGGTTGTTCGCGCGACTATCGAGAGGCTTCGTACAACTTATTCGGATCTTCTTGTTATCAAAGGATACGATGGGATTCCGGATTTTTTCGAGTTCAATTTATATTCTCCTTCAAACAAGGAAGAAAGAGATAACGCTTTAGAAAGTCTTTATGAAAAATTGAAAACGGTCGCTGGTAAATCCATGACCGAAAACATTCATCAGATCATTCTATTAAATCGTTTGACCGACTCTTTGGATTATGACACTGCAAAGATTGTGATCGAAAACAATCTTATTGAAGATGGTAAAATTTCTAGAAATAATTTATACGCAGCAATGGGCGAAGCGAATCGTTTCGACGAAAGAAAAACCCAAATCCAAATGGTCGGTAATACTCTTAAATTCTTTTTTTCCCTTTCCAAACTTCCTATGATTAAACTCGTAATGGCTCCGATCAAAGTTGCCGCTTCTATGGTAGGCGCCAACTCTTTGGTGGAAACGATGGAGGCAGGATATGAATTGTCCAGCAAGATCAAGGATCTGAATCCTTTTATAGATGCGTTTCTAGATAGAGAGATTCGTCTGATTGCAAAATTAGAGACTGGACATCCTGTGGGAGAACTTGCTAATTAA
- a CDS encoding SPOR domain-containing protein, whose product MKEKIFYVINLDNKRILILSTFLIGLLFSFFLLGVSVGKKRAADSGVDSLTLNENKNQEIQSSIPFSEPGQIPNESNYKVASAEIPQANTDLPSNTNSQDSVTFKNIPPAAEVVDLKKTKIRSTNVEKENHSSIETLSVKEPEDSKTTKKIKRNEEKQSKRVSVKSSSDEESDKFTLQVAAFKEKEKADELAKSISGTVKKIKANVKRSRNGYYTVRFGSDSSKKGAENLAKFLPAKLRSGAIVVKD is encoded by the coding sequence ATGAAAGAAAAAATTTTTTATGTGATCAATCTGGATAATAAGAGAATTCTAATTTTATCCACGTTCTTAATTGGATTGCTTTTCTCGTTCTTTTTATTGGGAGTATCGGTCGGTAAAAAACGCGCGGCTGATTCTGGGGTAGATTCTTTAACGTTAAACGAAAATAAAAACCAGGAGATTCAGAGTTCGATTCCTTTTTCTGAACCGGGTCAAATTCCAAATGAAAGTAATTATAAAGTTGCCTCCGCTGAAATTCCGCAGGCAAACACCGATTTACCTTCTAATACAAATTCTCAAGATTCAGTGACTTTTAAAAACATTCCTCCGGCTGCAGAAGTTGTTGATTTGAAAAAAACTAAAATAAGATCAACTAACGTGGAAAAGGAAAATCACTCTTCGATCGAAACTCTTTCGGTTAAAGAGCCGGAAGATTCTAAAACCACTAAAAAAATCAAACGAAACGAAGAAAAACAATCTAAACGAGTTTCTGTCAAATCCTCATCTGACGAAGAATCGGATAAATTTACGCTTCAAGTAGCCGCATTTAAAGAAAAAGAAAAAGCGGATGAATTAGCAAAATCGATTTCTGGTACGGTGAAAAAAATAAAAGCAAACGTCAAAAGATCCAGAAACGGATATTATACGGTTCGGTTCGGATCTGATTCCTCTAAAAAAGGAGCGGAAAACCTTGCAAAATTTTTGCCAGCTAAATTGAGATCCGGAGCCATCGTAGTCAAGGATTGA